A window of the Syntrophothermus lipocalidus DSM 12680 genome harbors these coding sequences:
- the minC gene encoding septum site-determining protein MinC, with protein sequence MSRSEVLVGGNQRGIVIRLDPSEDFLSLKKHLKEKVESIDEALRGSPVELDIGQKILTRNELRELGEILAQKGLHLKGILGRYTQHESTDEATAEKKSPLFKVLTKEKEIAFSRETVLIRQNLRSGQRIKHSGNIVLMGDVNPGAEVIAGGSIIVIGSLRGMAHAGVGGDTEAVVAALKLQPTQLRIADHITRSPDGAGEMWSEEPEIAHIKDGKVVIEKFKI encoded by the coding sequence ATGAGCAGAAGCGAAGTTTTGGTCGGCGGAAATCAGAGGGGAATTGTTATCCGTCTCGACCCGTCTGAAGACTTTTTAAGTCTGAAGAAACATCTCAAAGAGAAGGTCGAAAGTATCGACGAAGCATTACGAGGAAGTCCCGTAGAGTTGGATATCGGGCAAAAAATCCTTACCCGCAACGAGTTACGGGAACTCGGGGAGATATTGGCGCAGAAAGGCTTACACCTGAAGGGAATCTTGGGCCGCTATACTCAGCACGAATCGACTGATGAGGCAACAGCTGAGAAGAAAAGTCCCCTCTTTAAGGTATTGACAAAAGAAAAAGAAATTGCGTTTTCTCGAGAGACAGTACTCATTCGCCAGAATCTTAGATCGGGGCAAAGGATCAAGCATTCTGGAAACATCGTCCTGATGGGCGATGTCAACCCTGGGGCCGAGGTGATAGCCGGGGGCAGTATCATAGTTATCGGTTCTTTGCGGGGGATGGCGCACGCAGGGGTAGGCGGAGATACCGAGGCGGTAGTAGCGGCCCTGAAGTTGCAGCCGACCCAGTTGCGTATTGCTGACCACATCACCCGGTCTCCTGACGGGGCTGGTGAGATGTGGAGCGAGGAACCCGAGATCGCGCATATCAAAGACGGCAAAGTGGTTATTGAAAAATTTAAAATATGA
- the minD gene encoding septum site-determining protein MinD has translation MGGKVLVITSGKGGVGKTTTTANLGTALAMMGRKVVMVDTDIGLRNLDVVMGLENRIVFDIVDVVNGKCKLKQALIKDKRFDSLYLLPAAQTKEKTAVSPYQMKVLTSELKEEFEYVLVDCPAGIEQGFKNAIAGADDALVVATPEVSSVRDADRIIGLLEAAGLTNSKLIVNRIRPKMVRRGDMMDIGDIIDILAISLIGVVPEDEIIVVSTNRGEPAVLDYTSRAGEAYRRIARRLEGEEVPFMVLDYNGGLFDRVRRMFKLAAR, from the coding sequence ATGGGTGGTAAGGTATTGGTTATCACGTCCGGCAAAGGTGGAGTTGGGAAAACTACCACTACTGCTAACCTAGGGACTGCCCTTGCCATGATGGGCAGAAAAGTGGTGATGGTAGATACAGACATCGGGTTGCGAAACCTTGACGTTGTAATGGGGTTAGAAAACAGGATTGTGTTCGACATAGTAGATGTTGTCAACGGCAAATGTAAACTGAAGCAGGCTCTTATAAAGGACAAGCGTTTCGACAGTTTGTACCTGTTACCAGCAGCCCAGACCAAAGAAAAAACGGCAGTAAGCCCTTACCAGATGAAGGTTCTGACCAGTGAGCTCAAGGAAGAATTCGAGTATGTTTTGGTCGATTGTCCTGCTGGGATTGAACAGGGATTCAAGAACGCCATCGCCGGAGCCGACGATGCCTTGGTGGTAGCTACCCCCGAAGTTTCGTCGGTAAGGGATGCCGATCGCATCATCGGTTTATTGGAGGCTGCCGGGCTTACGAATTCCAAGTTGATCGTTAATCGTATCAGGCCCAAAATGGTACGCAGGGGCGATATGATGGATATAGGGGACATTATAGATATATTAGCGATCAGTCTTATCGGGGTGGTGCCTGAAGATGAAATAATAGTAGTTTCAACCAATCGCGGAGAACCGGCCGTACTCGATTACACTTCCCGGGCTGGCGAGGCCTACCGCCGGATTGCCCGCAGATTGGAAGGGGAGGAAGTTCCCTTTATGGTTTTGGACTATAACGGGGGTTTGTTCGATAGGGTTAGGAGGATGTTCAAACTAGCAGCCAGGTAA
- the minE gene encoding cell division topological specificity factor MinE, translated as MAFLDILNKLLGRENSKNIARERLRLVLVHDRTDTAPVDFLSALKEDLIRVISEYMEIDENALEVSFSSSDNSVALVANIPVIRVRRVVNH; from the coding sequence ATGGCCTTTTTGGATATTCTCAATAAATTGTTGGGGAGGGAGAATTCCAAAAACATAGCTCGAGAAAGGCTGAGATTGGTCCTGGTTCATGATCGCACGGATACGGCTCCGGTAGATTTCCTCAGTGCTCTTAAAGAAGATCTTATTCGAGTGATATCCGAATATATGGAGATAGATGAGAATGCCCTAGAGGTAAGTTTTAGCAGTTCCGATAATTCGGTGGCTTTGGTAGCCAACATTCCGGTCATCAGAGTACGCCGGGTGGTTAACCATTGA
- the rodA gene encoding rod shape-determining protein RodA has protein sequence MELTKVYRAIDKPFLVSLLAILLMGIIALTSANATISGDPLSYVKRQLLAIALGFFILLLMVRVDYSQLSKYDRIVYILTLVLLVAVLVFGKEVRGTQGWIGVGSFRLQPAEIAKILIIVGFASFLEKRQGSLETLKDLVPCFLYVLVPFGLILLQPDVGTGLVVLAVMLGMMFVAGANPKLLIKIILAGIGLVGIALFLHFQFGMWLPLKDYQLLRLTVFLNPYNDGQGGRGVGWNTIQSLVAIGSGGFFGKGLFHGTQVQYSFLPERHTDFIYAVIGEEMGFLGASFLIALYGVLIYRAVQIAYSSKDLYGTLLVIGIASMWLFHVFENIGMSIGMMPVTGIPLPFVSYGGSAMLANFMGVALVLSVNLKGNRAMF, from the coding sequence ATGGAACTGACAAAGGTATACAGGGCAATTGACAAGCCGTTCTTGGTCAGCTTGTTAGCCATATTGCTCATGGGGATCATCGCGCTTACCAGCGCCAATGCTACTATATCTGGTGATCCCCTATCTTATGTCAAGCGGCAACTGTTGGCGATAGCTCTCGGCTTTTTCATATTGCTGCTCATGGTTCGCGTTGATTATAGCCAGCTGAGTAAGTATGACCGGATTGTTTATATTCTGACTTTAGTCTTGTTGGTCGCGGTTTTGGTTTTCGGTAAAGAGGTGCGTGGTACTCAGGGCTGGATCGGGGTGGGAAGCTTTAGGCTTCAGCCGGCGGAGATCGCCAAAATACTTATTATAGTGGGGTTTGCCAGTTTTCTAGAAAAGAGACAGGGCTCGCTGGAAACCTTGAAAGACCTGGTACCGTGTTTTTTATACGTGTTGGTGCCCTTTGGTCTTATCTTACTTCAGCCGGACGTAGGCACCGGCCTAGTCGTCCTGGCGGTGATGCTGGGGATGATGTTTGTAGCTGGTGCCAATCCTAAGCTTTTGATCAAGATCATACTTGCAGGCATAGGTTTAGTAGGAATTGCTTTGTTTCTTCACTTCCAGTTCGGAATGTGGTTGCCTCTAAAAGACTATCAATTGCTGCGGTTGACCGTTTTCCTGAATCCTTATAATGACGGGCAAGGCGGGAGAGGGGTCGGGTGGAATACCATACAGTCATTGGTGGCTATTGGATCCGGGGGTTTCTTCGGTAAAGGCTTGTTCCACGGGACCCAGGTTCAATATAGTTTTTTGCCAGAGCGTCATACTGATTTCATCTACGCCGTCATCGGGGAGGAAATGGGGTTTTTAGGGGCGTCGTTCTTAATCGCCTTGTACGGTGTTCTGATATATAGGGCGGTTCAGATCGCCTATTCTTCGAAGGACTTATACGGCACCCTTTTGGTCATCGGAATCGCCTCCATGTGGCTGTTCCACGTATTTGAGAACATCGGCATGTCCATTGGTATGATGCCGGTTACCGGGATACCACTGCCGTTCGTGAGTTATGGAGGCAGCGCTATGCTGGCCAATTTCATGGGGGTGGCTTTGGTTCTCAGTGTTAACCTGAAGGGCAATCGGGCCATGTTCTAA
- the fusA gene encoding elongation factor G, with protein sequence MTANLRNIGIIAHIDAGKTTTTERILFYTGKTHRMGETHDGDSVMDYLPYERERGITITSAATTCRWREYVINIIDTPGHVDFTGEVERSLRVLDGAVVIFCAKGGVEPQSEMVWRQADNYRIPRVAYINKMDVPGADFFRVVTQIKEVLGACPVPINIPVGSEAGFRGVIDLVRMKYVVWQDELGTSIMETDVSDEQRETAATCRMQIVEYLAETDDRLLDLFLDNQPVPEELLREVIRTNTLVGRVVPVLCGSSYRNVGVQLLLDAVVDYLPSPLDVANPTTERETGEKEQLSKDADGPLAALVFKIVADRHVGNLAYVRVYSGRLEAGTYVWNSATRQKERVSRILKMHANHREEVPAVEAGDIAAVIGLKQVATGHTLCRPEAPLVLEPISFPEPVIQIAVNPAQAREQSRIAEALARIAAEDPTLRVATDHETGETILSGMGELHLEIITERLKREFKLEVELGRPQVAYKETITRMALGECKYAKQTGGRGQFAHVKLQVEPAEGFFVENRIAQGAIPREYLPAVEAGIREAIKKGPLKGYPVVNLKVTILDGAFHEVDSSELAFKTAGKLALKEALAKASPRLLEPIVKLEITTPDEFTGSILSNISSKRGRLESMETYHRTRIIKSFVPLAELFGYATAIRSLSQGKAAFSMHFSHYEERA encoded by the coding sequence ATGACGGCAAACCTTAGAAACATTGGCATAATCGCGCACATTGATGCCGGGAAAACGACTACTACCGAACGCATCCTTTTTTATACTGGCAAGACCCACCGCATGGGCGAAACTCATGACGGCGATAGCGTGATGGACTATCTCCCTTATGAACGGGAGAGAGGAATAACTATAACCTCGGCGGCCACAACCTGCCGCTGGCGGGAATACGTGATCAACATCATCGACACCCCCGGGCACGTGGATTTCACGGGAGAAGTGGAACGTAGTTTGCGCGTACTGGATGGTGCAGTAGTCATATTCTGTGCTAAAGGTGGAGTTGAACCCCAATCAGAAATGGTATGGCGCCAGGCCGATAATTACAGGATACCTCGGGTGGCCTACATCAACAAGATGGACGTTCCGGGAGCGGATTTTTTCCGCGTGGTGACGCAAATCAAGGAGGTTCTGGGGGCTTGCCCTGTGCCTATCAACATCCCGGTAGGCAGTGAAGCCGGGTTCCGGGGAGTAATTGACTTGGTAAGAATGAAATACGTGGTCTGGCAGGACGAATTAGGTACCAGTATTATGGAAACTGACGTGTCGGACGAGCAGCGGGAAACGGCTGCCACTTGCCGGATGCAAATAGTGGAATACTTGGCAGAAACCGACGACCGGTTGCTCGACCTTTTTCTCGACAACCAGCCCGTCCCTGAGGAACTACTGCGTGAAGTAATAAGAACCAACACCCTGGTTGGCCGGGTGGTGCCGGTCTTGTGCGGAAGCTCATACCGAAATGTGGGAGTGCAGCTTTTGCTGGACGCTGTCGTGGACTACCTGCCGTCCCCTTTGGATGTTGCCAACCCTACAACCGAGCGGGAAACTGGGGAAAAAGAGCAGTTATCAAAGGATGCCGATGGCCCCCTAGCTGCACTGGTGTTCAAGATCGTGGCAGACCGTCATGTTGGAAACCTGGCTTATGTTCGGGTATATTCTGGCCGGCTAGAAGCAGGGACCTATGTCTGGAACTCAGCCACCCGGCAGAAGGAAAGGGTGAGCCGTATTCTAAAAATGCACGCCAATCACCGGGAAGAAGTTCCTGCGGTAGAAGCTGGAGACATCGCGGCGGTCATCGGGCTCAAACAAGTGGCGACTGGGCATACACTCTGCAGGCCGGAGGCTCCTCTGGTTCTGGAGCCCATATCTTTCCCTGAGCCGGTCATCCAGATCGCAGTAAACCCGGCTCAGGCGAGAGAACAGTCGCGTATCGCCGAGGCTTTGGCCCGCATCGCTGCTGAAGACCCCACACTTAGGGTTGCAACCGACCACGAGACTGGAGAAACTATTCTTTCGGGAATGGGAGAGCTGCACCTGGAGATAATTACCGAGCGTTTGAAGCGGGAGTTCAAGCTCGAAGTAGAGCTGGGTAGACCACAGGTAGCTTATAAAGAGACCATTACCCGGATGGCGTTAGGTGAATGCAAGTATGCTAAACAGACCGGAGGACGAGGCCAGTTTGCTCACGTAAAGCTGCAGGTCGAACCGGCCGAAGGCTTCTTTGTTGAAAACCGTATTGCTCAAGGAGCTATTCCTCGGGAATACCTCCCAGCGGTAGAAGCGGGGATCCGCGAGGCCATAAAAAAAGGCCCGCTTAAAGGCTACCCGGTAGTAAACCTGAAAGTGACTATCTTGGATGGGGCTTTCCACGAGGTCGATTCTTCGGAATTGGCGTTTAAAACGGCCGGTAAACTGGCACTTAAGGAAGCTCTGGCCAAAGCTAGCCCGCGCTTGCTCGAGCCCATAGTGAAGCTGGAAATAACCACCCCAGACGAATTCACGGGGAGCATTCTCAGCAATATCAGCAGTAAACGAGGCCGGCTGGAGTCTATGGAGACGTATCATCGTACTCGGATTATCAAGAGTTTTGTGCCCTTGGCTGAATTGTTCGGTTATGCTACCGCTATCCGGTCCCTTTCTCAGGGCAAAGCTGCTTTTTCCATGCATTTTTCGCATTACGAAGAAAGAGCGTGA
- a CDS encoding YkvA family protein, with amino-acid sequence MLGNLFRLLYRLMRESRVPLREKLVFAVLLAYLLFPFDFIPDVFPLVGQVDDILLLLIGVRRLLSSAGMNVLAECWQGSARELAKLMKLLDALLFLLPGGIKGRGWNENRERDVIDVEYRIEE; translated from the coding sequence ATGTTAGGGAATCTTTTTAGACTGCTTTACCGGTTAATGCGGGAATCCAGGGTACCTTTACGAGAGAAACTGGTGTTCGCGGTTCTGTTGGCTTATTTACTATTCCCGTTTGACTTTATTCCTGATGTTTTCCCTCTCGTTGGGCAGGTCGATGATATCCTGTTGCTGTTGATAGGGGTCAGGCGTTTATTGAGTTCCGCCGGGATGAACGTTCTTGCCGAGTGCTGGCAGGGAAGTGCTCGGGAGCTCGCCAAGCTGATGAAACTGCTGGACGCGTTGTTGTTTTTGCTACCTGGGGGGATAAAAGGGCGAGGCTGGAACGAGAACCGTGAGCGAGATGTTATTGATGTAGAATACCGTATTGAGGAGTGA
- a CDS encoding murein hydrolase activator EnvC family protein: protein MLGSFRVRLLLVLLLLIGVLSILNFHSPAWYRVEPVLEYIMKDDYALNQKLWGWFKQSDLKDRLAPEPEPVSSTGVVQSPCTDGRIVRHFGWYWDSKTQKQEFSPGVVVKMPENSVIQAVLGGTVEEISPEEEDNREILINHGGDLISVYRGMKEVFVNIGDQVTSGQTLGKSQDEFEFELRNQDGPLNPEPLFQ from the coding sequence ATGCTGGGGAGCTTTCGGGTAAGGTTATTGCTGGTTTTATTGCTCTTGATAGGGGTATTGAGCATTTTGAATTTCCATAGCCCGGCTTGGTACCGGGTCGAGCCGGTTTTGGAGTATATAATGAAAGACGACTATGCCCTGAACCAGAAGTTATGGGGTTGGTTTAAGCAGAGTGACCTAAAAGACAGGTTAGCGCCTGAACCCGAGCCGGTTTCATCTACAGGGGTGGTACAATCTCCTTGCACAGATGGAAGAATAGTCCGCCATTTTGGATGGTATTGGGATTCTAAAACGCAAAAACAGGAGTTCAGCCCAGGAGTAGTAGTCAAAATGCCTGAGAATTCGGTTATTCAGGCCGTTTTAGGAGGAACCGTGGAAGAGATAAGCCCAGAAGAAGAGGATAACCGGGAGATACTCATCAATCACGGAGGGGATCTCATCTCCGTTTACCGCGGTATGAAAGAAGTGTTCGTCAATATCGGGGACCAGGTTACTAGTGGGCAGACTCTAGGAAAGAGCCAGGACGAGTTTGAGTTTGAGTTGCGTAATCAAGACGGACCGCTGAATCCGGAACCGCTTTTTCAGTAA
- a CDS encoding M50 family metallopeptidase, producing the protein MKIGRIAGIVFRIHPVLLLLLLAYISLGLAREVLTVFVSVVLHELAHTVVASRLSVRVTEVELFPFGGQAKTEDFVAVNPENEVCIALAGPCTSLLLAGLAWLAVRWGGPQLFFLIKANLALGLFNLLPVLPLDGGRVLRAVLSLKWGWRKATVNVATLGQLAGGLLCGYGGYLLLYSEQGANFFFLGLFLWWAARLEAKLLTYGFVRYLVNKKGQLARKGMLPAYHLVAVSSTRLKDVIHAVSPATYTVVVLINDEERIEGYLTEGELIEAWFEKGPSASLGDVVRG; encoded by the coding sequence ATGAAGATAGGAAGGATAGCAGGAATAGTTTTCCGGATTCACCCTGTGTTGCTCCTGCTGTTGCTCGCGTACATATCCCTAGGGTTGGCCCGGGAAGTGCTTACTGTTTTTGTTTCGGTAGTTCTCCATGAACTTGCTCACACGGTTGTCGCTTCACGGTTGAGCGTGCGGGTCACGGAGGTGGAGCTTTTTCCGTTTGGCGGGCAGGCTAAAACAGAAGACTTCGTCGCCGTCAACCCGGAAAACGAGGTTTGCATTGCTCTGGCCGGTCCCTGCACCAGCTTGCTGTTAGCGGGATTGGCCTGGTTGGCAGTAAGGTGGGGTGGACCCCAGCTTTTTTTCTTGATCAAGGCTAATCTGGCTTTGGGTTTGTTTAATCTTCTGCCGGTCCTTCCTCTGGATGGGGGAAGGGTGCTTCGGGCCGTGCTTTCGTTGAAGTGGGGCTGGCGTAAAGCCACAGTCAACGTGGCTACGCTCGGACAACTAGCGGGCGGTTTACTTTGCGGCTACGGGGGATACCTGTTATTGTATTCGGAGCAAGGCGCCAATTTCTTTTTTTTAGGCTTATTCCTTTGGTGGGCAGCAAGACTTGAAGCCAAGTTACTCACGTATGGTTTTGTGCGTTACCTGGTCAATAAGAAGGGCCAACTGGCCCGTAAGGGAATGCTGCCTGCCTATCACCTGGTAGCTGTTTCTTCGACCCGCCTCAAAGACGTTATCCATGCTGTTTCTCCTGCCACTTATACCGTTGTTGTTCTAATTAATGACGAGGAGCGAATTGAAGGCTACCTCACCGAGGGCGAGTTGATTGAAGCATGGTTCGAAAAAGGTCCTTCGGCTAGTTTAGGAGATGTGGTCCGTGGGTAG
- a CDS encoding TIGR03960 family B12-binding radical SAM protein has product MWSVGSTAFLHLAYAQRKLCFIIRQGFEHVEIGGKLNLDNIEVRNKKQVGREELSRVLLSVNRPARYTGGEYNSIVKDWDKASVKIALAFPDVYEVGMSHLGGRILYGLVNSQPDYLLERVFAPWPDMEEVMRREGWVLYSLESFRPVREFDVVGFSLQYELSFTNVLNMLELAGIPLWSGSRREGDPLVIAGGPVCFNPEPVTPFFDAFLIGDGEEVLLEFLAVLNQNRDRPRKEVLSILATIEGVYVPGLYKVSYNDDGTLRETRPLQEGIPSRVKKRVVQNLDQAYYPLNPVVPFLDIVHDRAVLEVMRGCQRACRFCQAGMTYRPVREKSFSTLANQAQAVLENTGYEEISLASLSTADYSNVERLVEALIKRHGARGIGVSLPSLRADAFSVKLASEVQKVRKTTLTFAPEAGTERLRRVINKNVSEEDLMAAVEAAFTAGWNGVKLYFMIGLPTETYEDLDGILDLLSRVRGAGRAKGVKRLNITASISNFVPKPHTPFQWEPQLKPAELEARRRYLLNKVKGLKGVHLDFHDPETSYLEGIMARGDRRLASAIYRAYRLGCKFDGWKEFFRADLWSQAFAEDNIDPDFYTARRREYTEVFPWDIIDSGVDKEYLISEHERSRLGISTPDCRYDKCVGCGVCPTLGVELDLRGEEGFAPKS; this is encoded by the coding sequence ATGTGGTCCGTGGGTAGCACGGCTTTTCTGCATCTCGCGTATGCCCAGAGGAAGTTATGCTTTATAATAAGACAAGGGTTTGAACACGTTGAAATTGGGGGAAAGTTAAATTTGGATAATATAGAAGTCCGAAATAAGAAGCAAGTCGGCCGGGAAGAATTGTCTCGGGTTCTGCTGAGCGTGAACCGTCCAGCCCGGTATACGGGCGGTGAATACAACAGCATAGTGAAAGACTGGGACAAGGCTTCGGTCAAGATAGCTCTGGCTTTCCCGGACGTGTACGAAGTGGGCATGTCGCATCTAGGCGGAAGGATACTGTACGGGTTGGTGAACTCGCAGCCCGATTATCTTTTGGAACGGGTCTTTGCGCCTTGGCCGGACATGGAAGAGGTCATGCGGCGGGAGGGTTGGGTTCTTTACTCACTCGAAAGTTTTCGCCCGGTGCGGGAGTTCGACGTGGTCGGCTTTTCGCTCCAATACGAACTCTCTTTCACCAATGTCTTGAATATGTTGGAACTCGCGGGCATTCCTCTTTGGTCTGGAAGTAGAAGAGAAGGGGATCCCTTGGTAATTGCCGGAGGGCCGGTCTGCTTTAATCCCGAACCGGTTACCCCTTTTTTTGACGCTTTTCTCATCGGCGACGGCGAGGAGGTATTGCTGGAGTTTTTGGCGGTTCTTAACCAGAACCGGGACCGCCCACGAAAAGAGGTTTTGAGCATTTTGGCTACAATCGAAGGGGTTTACGTTCCTGGCTTGTACAAGGTAAGTTACAACGATGATGGGACTTTGAGAGAGACGAGACCCCTGCAGGAAGGGATTCCGTCCCGGGTTAAGAAGAGGGTGGTTCAGAACCTGGACCAAGCTTACTATCCCTTGAACCCGGTGGTCCCTTTTCTAGATATCGTGCACGACCGGGCAGTACTGGAGGTAATGCGAGGATGCCAGCGGGCGTGCCGGTTTTGCCAGGCGGGTATGACTTACAGACCGGTCCGGGAAAAAAGCTTCTCTACTCTAGCGAACCAGGCCCAGGCTGTTTTAGAAAACACCGGGTATGAAGAGATATCACTGGCCTCTCTCAGCACCGCCGATTATTCGAATGTTGAACGTTTAGTCGAAGCTCTGATTAAACGACACGGGGCCAGAGGCATAGGGGTTTCTTTGCCTTCACTGCGAGCCGATGCTTTTTCGGTGAAGCTGGCAAGCGAAGTACAGAAAGTTAGAAAAACTACTCTGACTTTTGCGCCCGAAGCCGGGACCGAGCGCTTGCGAAGGGTGATTAACAAGAACGTAAGCGAAGAAGATTTGATGGCAGCAGTAGAAGCAGCATTTACGGCCGGGTGGAACGGGGTCAAGCTGTATTTTATGATCGGGCTTCCGACTGAGACTTACGAGGACCTGGATGGTATCCTGGACTTGCTGAGCCGGGTTAGAGGGGCGGGAAGAGCGAAAGGAGTAAAGCGGCTCAACATTACTGCCAGCATCTCCAACTTCGTGCCGAAACCGCACACTCCTTTCCAGTGGGAACCCCAGCTCAAACCAGCCGAACTGGAAGCCAGGCGAAGGTATCTTTTGAACAAAGTTAAAGGGCTGAAAGGGGTGCACCTGGATTTCCACGACCCTGAGACCAGCTATCTGGAAGGGATAATGGCACGCGGTGACCGGCGGCTGGCTTCGGCCATTTACCGGGCTTACCGCCTGGGATGTAAGTTTGACGGGTGGAAAGAATTCTTCCGTGCCGACCTATGGTCGCAGGCTTTTGCCGAGGATAACATAGACCCGGATTTTTATACAGCCAGACGGCGCGAATATACCGAGGTTTTTCCCTGGGACATTATCGATTCCGGCGTAGATAAAGAGTATCTGATATCGGAACATGAACGGAGCAGGCTGGGGATATCCACCCCTGACTGCCGCTATGATAAATGTGTAGGTTGTGGCGTTTGTCCCACACTCGGAGTGGAGCTGGACCTGAGAGGAGAAGAAGGATTTGCGCCTAAGAGTTGA
- a CDS encoding TIGR03936 family radical SAM-associated protein, whose protein sequence is MRLRVEYKKGQEIKYLSHLQLIRLVERVLRRAQIPYALSEGFSPHIKLSLGTVLPVGVWGVREYFDLELTREIPPGQFMEAVNRVAPTGFEVRQAKIISDKAPSLQAQVNAAVYCLVLKPGVEEERARTTLEDVMRGEKLMVPKRGSATEEKDLRPGIYRLSLGKEEGVLVILALVSSGSKDNIRPDELVLCLEDRGLAGAFADVYRMANYWRQPDGSLSSPLDLEKV, encoded by the coding sequence TTGCGCCTAAGAGTTGAGTACAAAAAGGGCCAAGAGATCAAATATCTTTCTCACCTGCAGTTGATACGCCTGGTCGAGAGGGTGCTCAGGCGGGCGCAAATTCCTTACGCTTTGTCTGAAGGGTTTTCGCCGCACATCAAGCTATCGCTGGGCACGGTGTTGCCGGTGGGGGTATGGGGCGTTCGCGAATATTTCGATCTGGAGCTGACCAGAGAGATACCTCCGGGGCAGTTTATGGAAGCCGTGAACCGGGTGGCTCCGACCGGGTTTGAGGTGAGGCAGGCAAAGATTATCAGCGACAAGGCCCCGAGTTTGCAGGCGCAGGTCAATGCCGCTGTTTATTGTCTGGTATTGAAGCCGGGGGTTGAGGAAGAAAGAGCTAGGACCACGCTGGAGGATGTCATGAGAGGGGAGAAACTGATGGTGCCCAAACGAGGTTCGGCGACCGAGGAGAAAGACCTGCGGCCAGGCATATACAGGCTGAGCCTGGGTAAAGAGGAAGGGGTGCTGGTGATACTAGCCCTGGTGTCGTCCGGTAGCAAGGACAACATTAGACCGGATGAACTGGTCCTTTGCCTGGAGGATCGCGGCTTAGCAGGGGCCTTTGCCGATGTATACCGAATGGCCAATTACTGGAGGCAGCCTGACGGCAGTTTGTCTTCGCCACTTGACCTGGAGAAGGTGTGA